A window of the Haloarcula litorea genome harbors these coding sequences:
- a CDS encoding potassium channel family protein — protein MKFLIVGYGRVGTRTAHILQSEGHEVVIVERDQDKVERARKEGFTVVQGDGSEESVLREAGVESADAIGGLTGDLNTNFTACMVGKEHGCRTVLRIDADYREEIYEKYAADVDEIIYPERLGAAGAKTALLGGDFNVLADLTERLSIASVTVPEGSPFIGKRVVEVDLPGDAHIYAHGRGHQAMTIPLPQTTIEAGDSVAVMAAPDGLENVRASLKGEA, from the coding sequence ATGAAGTTCCTCATCGTCGGCTACGGTCGCGTCGGGACCCGGACGGCTCACATCCTCCAGAGCGAGGGCCACGAGGTCGTCATCGTCGAGCGCGACCAGGACAAGGTCGAGCGTGCCCGAAAAGAGGGATTCACGGTCGTCCAGGGGGACGGCAGCGAGGAGTCGGTCCTCCGGGAAGCGGGCGTCGAGTCGGCCGACGCCATCGGCGGCCTGACCGGCGATCTGAACACCAACTTCACGGCCTGTATGGTCGGCAAGGAGCACGGCTGTCGGACCGTGTTGCGCATCGACGCCGACTACCGCGAGGAGATCTACGAGAAGTACGCCGCCGACGTCGACGAGATCATCTACCCCGAACGGCTGGGGGCCGCCGGCGCGAAGACGGCGCTGCTGGGCGGGGACTTCAACGTCCTCGCGGACCTCACCGAACGGCTCTCCATCGCCAGCGTCACCGTCCCGGAGGGGTCGCCGTTCATCGGCAAGCGCGTCGTCGAGGTGGACCTGCCCGGGGACGCCCACATCTACGCACACGGCCGCGGCCACCAGGCGATGACGATCCCGCTGCCACAGACCACCATCGAGGCCGGCGACAGCGTCGCGGTGATGGCCGCGCCCGACGGGCTCGAGAACGTCCGGGCGTCGCTCAAGGGCGAGGCGTGA